One segment of Zhihengliuella halotolerans DNA contains the following:
- a CDS encoding glycerophosphodiester phosphodiesterase, producing MYTVYAHRGSSGTYPEHTRAAYLHALAEGADGIECDVHLSADEIPICFHDSSLERTTNGSGSVASKTLSQLRRLDVVSWKGVRIPDQYGAASEQVVTLEELIDLMLHAQRPLGLAIELKHPSPFGRRLEESVLTVLMRKGWDPETSRIGNIKVSLMSFDPDAIDYLLDTVPGYHLCQLLSVLDEDKARGLGLITRNAVRYLMRRVHLGALKHLDAGAAGIAGPGVAYAREHPEAVRRWVARGLRARVWTVNTEEDVEFLASLGVTEFTSDVPGRIRQFLDHKLEACA from the coding sequence GAACACACGCGGGCGGCTTACCTTCACGCGCTTGCCGAGGGCGCTGACGGAATCGAATGCGACGTGCACCTGAGCGCGGACGAGATCCCCATCTGCTTCCACGACTCCAGCCTCGAACGGACCACCAACGGGTCGGGGTCCGTCGCGTCGAAGACGCTCTCTCAGCTGCGCCGGCTCGATGTCGTCTCGTGGAAGGGCGTGCGGATTCCTGACCAGTACGGCGCCGCCAGTGAGCAGGTCGTGACCCTCGAGGAACTGATCGACCTCATGCTGCACGCGCAGCGGCCGCTCGGGCTGGCGATCGAGCTGAAGCACCCGAGCCCCTTCGGGCGGCGACTCGAGGAGTCCGTCCTGACCGTTTTGATGCGCAAGGGGTGGGACCCGGAGACCTCCCGGATCGGCAACATCAAAGTCTCCCTCATGAGCTTCGACCCGGACGCGATCGACTACCTGCTCGACACCGTCCCCGGATACCACCTGTGCCAGCTGCTCTCCGTTCTCGACGAGGACAAGGCGCGCGGGCTCGGCTTGATCACGCGCAACGCGGTGCGCTACCTCATGCGTCGGGTGCACCTCGGCGCGCTGAAGCACCTCGACGCCGGCGCGGCGGGCATCGCGGGCCCGGGCGTCGCGTACGCGCGCGAGCACCCAGAGGCCGTGCGCCGGTGGGTCGCGCGCGGGCTGCGCGCGCGGGTCTGGACCGTCAACACCGAAGAGGACGTCGAATTTCTGGCCTCACTTGGGGTGACGGAGTTCACCTCGGATGTGCCGGGGCGGATTAGGCAGTTCCTGGACCATAAACTGGAGGCATGCGCCTAA
- a CDS encoding AzlD domain-containing protein — protein MSDSTSLWFWVLAACAAAYAIKLVGYLVPAKLLDNPRIVHVAGAVTIGLLASLTAVNTFASGSGIAFDARIGALVAAAIALLLRAPFLVVVIVGAATAAGLRLLGIG, from the coding sequence ATGAGCGATTCGACGAGCCTGTGGTTCTGGGTGCTGGCCGCCTGCGCTGCGGCCTACGCCATCAAACTGGTGGGATACCTGGTGCCGGCGAAACTGTTGGACAACCCGCGCATCGTGCACGTCGCCGGCGCGGTCACGATCGGGCTGCTGGCCTCCCTGACGGCGGTGAACACGTTCGCCTCCGGCTCCGGAATCGCGTTCGATGCCCGGATCGGAGCGCTCGTCGCCGCGGCCATCGCCCTCCTTCTGCGGGCGCCGTTCCTCGTCGTCGTCATCGTCGGGGCTGCGACGGCTGCCGGCCTGAGGCTGCTCGGGATCGGCTGA
- a CDS encoding AzlC family ABC transporter permease — MRLTFLTPAVRIALSVSVATGLYGISFGALSIAAGLDLWQTMALSALMFTGGSQFAFIGVLAGGGAGAAAFGAASLLGVRNAIYGMQMNVMLRPRKTRRLLAAHVTIDESIAVAAGQTELVEAKRGFWWTGFGVFALWNVFTVLGAVLGDALGDPAAWGLDGAAVAAFLALLWPRLKSRDPIALAVVAAVVTILAVPVVPSGVPIMIAAIVAGVWGWLGSGRMTTSADAETHPEGERA; from the coding sequence ATGCGCCTAACCTTCCTCACGCCCGCGGTACGGATCGCCCTCTCGGTGTCCGTGGCCACGGGTCTGTACGGGATCTCGTTCGGCGCGCTGTCGATCGCGGCCGGTCTCGACCTGTGGCAGACGATGGCCCTCAGCGCCCTGATGTTCACGGGCGGGAGCCAGTTCGCGTTCATCGGCGTGCTCGCCGGCGGCGGTGCCGGGGCAGCGGCCTTCGGGGCTGCTTCACTGCTCGGGGTGCGCAACGCGATTTACGGGATGCAGATGAACGTGATGCTGCGCCCGCGGAAGACTCGCCGGCTGCTGGCGGCGCACGTGACCATCGACGAGTCCATTGCGGTCGCCGCGGGCCAGACGGAGCTGGTCGAGGCCAAGCGCGGATTCTGGTGGACCGGGTTCGGCGTCTTCGCCCTGTGGAACGTCTTCACGGTCCTCGGCGCCGTGCTGGGCGACGCGCTCGGCGACCCCGCCGCGTGGGGACTCGACGGCGCGGCCGTGGCGGCGTTTCTCGCCCTGCTGTGGCCGCGGCTGAAGAGCCGCGACCCGATTGCGCTCGCCGTCGTGGCGGCCGTCGTGACGATCCTCGCGGTCCCGGTCGTCCCCTCCGGGGTTCCCATCATGATCGCGGCGATCGTCGCCGGCGTCTGGGGATGGCTGGGGTCCGGTCGGATGACGACGTCGGCGGATGCCGAGACCCATCCCGAGGGGGAGCGCGCATGA